CGCTGCCCCCGGCGCCGGACACCGGGGTTGCGGTGGCGGCGTTGGCGCGCGCCGCGGCGGTGCTGGTGGCCGGGGCGCCGCCGGTGGGGTTCGCCCGAATCGACGTGGTCGACGGCGGCGCGCATCTGGAGCAGCTGGCGGTGGATCCGGCGCTTGGGCGGCGCGGGTTGGGGACGGCGCTGGTGCGGGCGTGCTGCGACTGGGCTGTGGCGCACGGCTTTGAGGCGGTGACGTTGACGACGTTCGCGCAGGTGCCGTTCAACGGGCCGTTCTATGCCCGGCTCGGGTTCGCCGTCGTGGATGATGCGGTGTTGCCCGCCGGGTTGGCGGGGCTGCGGCGGCACGAGGCCGAGGTCGGGTTGGACGCGTTGGGGCCGCGGGTGGTCATGCGGTGGGCCAGCGGTCCTGGGCGTACAGGGCGATGAGTGCGGCGTGGGACAGGGCGCTGGTGGTGTCGGTGACGTCGCCGTTGACGGTGTAGTCCAGCAGTACGACGTCGCCGTCGGCGGCGCGCAGTTCCGCGACGAGATCGGCGACGCGGTGCTCCAGCACCCACCGGTAGGCCGGAAGGAAGATTTGCCTCCGCGCTTCCTCGTACGGCAGCAGGCGCGCGCCGGTGAGTCCTTCGCGGTGGCCGAGCACGGGCCCGTTTGTGCGCACGGTCCGCT
This region of Catenulispora sp. GP43 genomic DNA includes:
- a CDS encoding GNAT family N-acetyltransferase — encoded protein: MTDVQTRWPVRLAGAEDLAGLPALETAADALLADYLGVPLPPAPDTGVAVAALARAAAVLVAGAPPVGFARIDVVDGGAHLEQLAVDPALGRRGLGTALVRACCDWAVAHGFEAVTLTTFAQVPFNGPFYARLGFAVVDDAVLPAGLAGLRRHEAEVGLDALGPRVVMRWASGPGRTGR